The following proteins come from a genomic window of Pelotomaculum isophthalicicum JI:
- a CDS encoding DUF2815 family protein produces the protein MTKTVNPLKVVTGPDTRWSYVNAWEPKSINGGTPKYSVSLIIPKSDTKTIAKIKAAIEAAYHEGEGKLKGNGRTVPPLATLKTPLRDGDVERPDDPTYANAYFMNANNSSAPGIVDADRQPIIERSEIYSGVYGRASVNFYAFNTNGNKGIACSLNNLQKIRDGEHLGGKSNAEDDFATEDDEDFLS, from the coding sequence ATGACAAAGACAGTTAATCCGTTGAAAGTAGTTACTGGCCCTGATACCCGTTGGAGCTATGTGAATGCATGGGAGCCTAAATCCATAAATGGTGGCACCCCTAAGTACAGTGTATCTCTCATTATCCCTAAGTCCGACACGAAGACCATCGCTAAGATTAAAGCTGCAATAGAAGCGGCTTACCACGAAGGCGAAGGCAAGCTCAAAGGCAATGGTCGTACAGTACCGCCTCTTGCAACCCTTAAGACTCCTCTTCGCGATGGCGATGTAGAACGTCCTGATGATCCCACTTACGCAAACGCCTACTTTATGAATGCCAACAACAGTTCTGCACCTGGCATCGTAGATGCAGACCGTCAGCCTATCATCGAGCGCTCTGAGATTTATTCCGGTGTTTACGGTCGTGCCAGTGTAAATTTCTACGCATTCAACACCAATGGAAATAAGGGTATCGCTTGTTCCCTTAATAACCTTCAGAAAATCCGTGATGGTGAACATCTTGGCGGTAAGTCAAACGCTGAGGATGACTTCGCTACTGAGGATGATGAAGACTTCCTTTCCTAA